In Lacinutrix sp. Bg11-31, the DNA window AGTATTGAAAGATAGTTTACCATGGTAAGCTCCAATTCCGCTGTTTCCTGTACCACCAAAAGGCAATCTATGATTTGCAAAATGAATTACAGTATCATTAATACAACCGCCTCCAAAAGAAAATTGCTCTATAATTTTTCTAGCTTTCGCTGAATTTGTGCTAAAAACATAAAGCGACAATGGTTTTTCGTATTTAGAAATTATGGTTTCAATTTCATCTTCATTTTTATAAGAAATAACAGGTAGAATTGGACCGAATATTTCATCTTTCATCACTTCACTATCTAAGTTTGGTTCATCTATAAGAGTAGGAGAGATGTACAATGTTTCAGCATCTGTTTGTCCTCCAATAATGCAGTTTTCATTGGTAAGCATTTTGTTTAAACGCTCAAAATTTTTATGGTTTACAATACGACAAAAATCTTCTGATGCTTTTGGGTTATTAGTATAAGCTTTGTCAATTTCAATTTGCATGGCTTTGTAAAAAACTTCTTTTTTACTTTGGGCAATTAATATATAATCTGGAGCAATACAGGTTTGTCCTGCATTTAAAAATTTACCCCAAACAATACGTTTGGCAGTTAATTTAATGTTAGCTGTTTCGTCTATAATACATGGGTTTTTTCCGCCTAATTCTAAAGTTAATGGCGTTAAAAATTGTGCGGCAGCTTTAGCTACAATTTTACCAACATTTACACTTCCTGTAAAGAAAATATAATCCCAACGTTGTGCTAATAGTTCTGTGGAAACACCAACACCTCCTTCTACAACACTAACATGTTCGGGTTTAAAAACGGTTTCTATAATTTTTTTTAATAAAGCAGAAGTATTTGGAGTAAGTTCACTCGGTTTTAAAACAACGGTATTTCCAGCAGCAATGGCAGCAACCATTGGAGCAATTGCTAATTGGTAAGGATAGTTCCACGGTGCAATAATTAGGGCTTGTCCATAAGGTTCAGAATACAATCTATCGGTAGATGGAAAGTTCATTAAAGCAGGTAAAACGCGTTTAGGTTTAGACCATTTAGTAATGTTTTTAATCATTAAATCTAAATCTGAAAGTACAACTACAGTTTCTGTTAAAACAGACTCGAAAGCTGGCTTTTTAAAGTCTTTGGCTAAAGCTTCTATAATATCGTTTTCACGTTTTATAAGTTCAACTTTTAAGCGTTTTAAAGCTTGCTTTCTAAAGTCAACAGATTTTGTTTCTCCAGTTTTAAAGTAGTCTTTTTGAGATTGTAATAATTCAGGGATCATACTAAATAGATTAGAAAGTAAAGTTACGAAACTTTATTAGTAATCATTGTCTTACTTAAAAGCATCAGTCTAAATGGCTTTTTATTTTAAGCAGGCATCCCAAATAGGATCTTTAGGTAAAGGCGCAGTAATATTTAGTTCTACATTAGAAACAGGATGAATAAATTTAATATTTCTAGCGTGTAAACTTATACTAGCATCTTTATTACTACGATCGAAACCATATTTTAAATCTCCTTTAATAGGCGAACCAATACTGGACAGTTGTACACGAATTTGATGATGTCTGCCAGTTTCAAGATTAACTTCAAGTAAGAAGTAATTGTCTAAAGCCTTTATTGTTTTATAATGTAAAATAGCCTTTTTACTATCGGGAACTTCATTAATATGCGCTCTAGATTTATTGTTTTTAGGATTCTTTATAAGCCAATGTGTTAAAGAATCTGCCTCTTTTTTAGGTTGGTTTTTTACTAAAGCCCAATACGTTTTAGATATATCTTTAGAAACAAATAATTTATTTAAACGTGGTAAAGCTTTGCTGGTTTTAGCAAATATTACCAAGCCAGTAGTAGGTCTATCAAGCCTATGTACTGTGCCTAAATAAACGTTTCCAGGCTTATTGTATTTCTCAGCAATATATTCCTTTACAACATCGCTTAAAGGTTTATCTCCAGTTTTATCACCTTGTACAATATCACCAGCACGTTTATTAACTACAATAATGTGATTGTCCTCGTAAATAACCTGAAGATTGTCTTTTGTAGAAATAATTTTAGATTTTTGGATCACTAGATAGTTAGATTTTTAGATTTATTTGAGAGTAGATTTAAACTTAGAGGTCATTTTTATTATTGATTCTAAACTTTTTAAAAGAGGATCTAATTCTTCATGAGTTATAAAATTTAAATCTGGAGCAATTAATAATTGTGTTTCAACTTCGTAAGCAGAACCTAAAGTTATTTGAAGAAATCGCGAGAAATCTTTATTAGATTGTCTTGAAGAACCTTCCGCAATATTTGATGGTATTGAAACAGAAGCTCTTCTAAGTTGATTTGTTAAACCAAATTTTTCAGATTCAGGAAATTTAGAAGTAATAGCATAAATCTCAGAACAAAATAATCGGCTTTTCTTCCAGAATTCTAAACCTTTAAATCTATGCATTTATTTATTTGATTAGTTCGGTTGCTCGATTATTGGGTTAGTTCAATTTTTAAAAACCAACTAAAGTATACCTATAAAATAAACTAGTTTTATTTAGTATTAATTCGAGTAAGTTCTAAAGATCGAGAAATCGAAAAATCTAATTAATCCAATCTTAATACTGCTCCTCATCATTAGGGAAATCACCACTCTTAACATCTGCACCATATTGTGTAAAGGCATTGGTCATTTCTTCATATAAATTCATGTAACGTCTTAAAAACCGTGGATTAAACTCATGTGTCATGCCAACCATATCATGTGTAACTAAAACTTGGCCATCAACTCCATTTCCAGCTCCAATTCCAATTACAGGAATAGAAACACTTTCGGCAACTTCTTGTGCTAATTTCGCAGGAATTTTTTCTAGAACAATACCAAAACATCCTGCCTTTTCTAGCATTAAGGCATCTTCTTTAAGTTGTATAGCTTCTTCTTCCTCTTTAGCACGAACAGTATAAGTACCAAATTTATAAATAGATTGTGGTGTTAAACCTAAATGTCCCATAACCGGAATTCCAGCTTGTAAAATACGCTTTATAGAGTCTTTAACTTCTTTACCTCCTTCCATTTTTACAGCATGTCCTCCAGATTCTTTCATAATTCTAATGGCAGAACGTAGCGCTTCTTTAGGGTCACTTTGGTAGCTACCAAAAGGCAAATCTACAACAATAAGTGAGCGCTCAATAGCACGAACCACTGAAGACGCATGATAAATCATCTGGTCTAAAGTAATAGGTAATGTTGTTTCGTGTCCAGCCATAACATTACTGGCAGAATCTCCAACTAGAATAACATCTATTCCTGCACCATCAACAATTTTTGCCATGGTATAATCGTATGCAGTAAGCATAGAGATTTTTTCTCCACGCTTTTTCATATCGACTAGCGATTTTACAGTGACTCTTTTATATTCTTTTTTTGCTACAGACATTTATTTTAAATTAAGATAGATTGTAAAAATACTAAAATTACTATAGATAGCACGATTTTTATTTAATACTGAAAAACAATAGATTGCAAATAAATGATGTAAATTCTAGCACAAATTGTAAAAATCGACACTTACAATTTTTCCGTTTTTAAAGGTGAAATTATAACCACCAGAATCTGTATGTATACTATAAACATGTGGTTGGTTAATTCCTGCAAATACATAGTGTGCATACTTTGTAATAAAGTATCTTTCTGTAGTATGGTGTGTTATTATATGGTGATCACTAATCTTCAGACTGTTTTTAGCGTTAATAAATAGAGTAACTATGTTTGCTAAGTTCTCTTCTTTATTTACAGACAATACCATATTTGGATACGTGTAAAAAGTTTCACTATAAAAAACACCACATTCGTCGGTAAGTAAATCTATTTTGGTAGGTGCTCCATAGATTTTAGTGACATCGCTAAGCTTTACAAAATGTTTTTTAACGTTTATGCCTTCAATTAAATAATCGGTATTTTCTATAAAAGCTTCTCTTTCTTGATACGTTTTTGTAGAAGCTAATCCTTTAACTAAAATGAGTTTAGTTTCAATTTCGTTAATTAGAACAGAGTCTTTTAGTTGTTTTGCGACGTCGTAGTATAAATTATAAGCGTCTACTAAATTCTCTTTACCACCATTCCAAGCTAATTGTACAAGGCGTTCTGCTATTCTTTTTCTGTTGGTAATGTCTTCATATTCAAACCCATTAAAGGTCTTTTTTAACACATTAAAATCGGGTCTTTCTCCTAAAAATTTTCTTTGTACAAAACGACTGTTCGATATGCAAACCCAATGGTCTATATTTACAGGAACATATTTTACAGCAACAGCTTTACCTGTAGTTAAAATTGCTTTTATTTCACTGTTTGTTGTTGGCTTATTTCTAGCACGAAGATTAGCAACCAAGACAAAAAGGTGATGACTTCCATAGTATTTATCGCGACTTAAAATAGGATTGTCTATATCTAAAGATTCTGTTGTATTGTATGTGTGTTTTTTAGATAAAAACGTATTGTTTACGTAACCAGTATCATTATTATCAGCCTTTACTAAAAACCAACCTTTAGTATATCTGATAACTATTTCAACTTTAGCATTTGTTTTAAAATAACCTAAAATCGTACTATTTGTTGTAGCGTCCTTATACAAACGTGCATCTGTATTAAGGTACATTTTGTCTTGTGCTGTGCTAAATGTTAGAAACAGCAATGCAAATAGTAAACAGTTAAGCCTCATGAAAATGTTTTAATAATTAACAATCTGCCATATTAACGCGCACTGCCAAGCCACCTTCACTAGTCTCTTTGTACTTATTATTCATGTCCTTTGCAGTTTCCCACATGGTTTCAACAACTTTATCTAATGGTACTTTTGCGTTTTTAGGATCAGTATCTAATGCTAATTCGGCAGCATTTATGGCTTTAATAGCACCCATTGCATTACGTTCTATACAAGGAATTTGCACTAATCCACCAATAGGATCGCAGGTTAAACCTAAGTGATGTTCCATTGCAATTTCTGCGGCAATCATAACTTGTTCTGGAGAGCCACCAAGTAGCTCTGTTAAAGCAGCAGCTGCCATAGCAGAGCTTACACCTATTTCGGCCTGACAACCACCCATTGCGGCAGAGATAGTGGCACCTTTTTTAAAGATACTTCCTATTTCTCCGGCAACTAATAAAAATTGTTTAATGTGTTTAAAATCTGCTTCATGATTTTCTATTACCATATAGTACATTAAAACCGAAGGAATAACACCAGCACTACCATTAGTTGGAGCAGTAACCACACGACCAAGCGATGCGTTTACTTCGTTTACAGATAAGGCAAAGCAGCTTACCCATTTTAATATTTGTCTAAATTTAACCTCACTTTGTCTTATAGATTGTAACCAATCTTGAGAAGTAATATAAGGCATTTCAATATTCAATTTTTTATGAATATCAAATGCACGACGCCTTACATTTAGTCCACCAGGTAAAGTACCTTCGGTATGGCAGCCAGTAAACATACAGTCTAACATGGTTTGCCAGATACGCTGTAACTCGAAATCTATAGTTTTATCATCTCTAAGAGACCTTTCATTTTCTAAAACAATTTCAGAAATCATTTTATTTTCACTCTTACAAAAAGCTAATAATTCTGTTGCTTTATCTACAGGAAAAGGAAATTCGCTTTTAAGTTCTTTATTCTCTGCATCGACGGTACGTTCTTCTTTTATAACAAATCCACCACCAATAGAGTAGAAGGTAGATTGGTGTATTTCGGTATTCATGCTAAACGCAGTAAAAGTAATGGCGTTAGAATGAAATGGAAGAAAGACCTTGTTAAATACAATTTCAGATTGCATGTTAAAGTCAATTATTTTTTCATTTCCTAAAACAATTTTTTCAGTGTTTGTTATAGATGCTATAATTATGTCTATCGTTTCGGTAGGAATATATTCAGGATCACTACCACTTAAGCCTAACATAACAGCCAAATCAGTAGCATGTCCTTTTCCGGTTAGGGATAACGAGCCATATAAATCTACTTGAATTCTGGTAACATCATTAAAAACGTTGTCTTCTTTTAATTCGTGTAACCATCTTTCGGCTGCACGCCAAGGCCCTAAAGTGTGAGAACTCGATGGTCCAACACCAATTTTAAGCATATCGAAAACAGAAATACATTCCATAATTACTATATCGTTTTAGTACAACAAATATAGCTTTTTGTTTATGTATTAAGCATAAAAAAACAGCTCAGATTTTAATAATCAAAGCTGTTTGTATTTATTTTAGAATGAAGATTATATTATCGCTTGGTAAATGTTTTAATGTCATAAAGTGCCATAACAGCCTCTAAATTAGTATTGGTAGTTTTACCAACATTATCGGCAGGTACAACTACAACTCTAAATACTTGGTTTTGAGTATATGAATTATCTAAAAGAGAAAAATCGGTTGTGCCATCTAGAAAAAATCTAACATCTGTTTGTGTAAAGTCGTAGTTATAAATCAAATCACCATCATCAAACTGAACCGTTTGTGGCATAAGCCTCCAAATATCTTGTCCGTTTAATGTTTCCCATAATATATAGACTAACGTAACATCTGTAGGAAAGACATCAAAACCATAAGCTTCAATGTATTCATAATTATTGGTTTGGTTAAGATCTAACACAATTTCAAAAGCAGAGGAGGCTATAATGGCACCATTTTGGCCGTTAAACCCATCTAAACCTTGAGGACCTTGAGGGCCTTCGCAAGACATTAAAAATATAGCAAATACCGAAATAACAGATAATATACGTTTCATATGTAAATAGTTTAAGATTGTTTTTCTTTAAATGTATCAAAACTAATACCAAAGTAGAACCAAACGAAAATAATTTCTAAATATATAATCTGACATCATGTCACATTCTTTCTAATGGCATAATCATTGTCTTTATGCATTTGTAAATAATTAATAAAATTTATTTCGCATTAAGCGGAAAAACATAAAACAAATAAAGATATGAGTAAGATTATTGGAATCGATTTAGGAACTACCAACTCTTGCGTTTCTGTAATGGAAGGTAACGAGCCAGTAGTTATCCCTAACGCAGAAGGTAAAAGAACAACACCATCTGTAATTGCCTTTGTAGAAGGAGGAGAAATTAAAGTTGGAGATCCAGCAAAAAGACAAGCAGTAACTAACCCAACAAAAACAGTTTATTCTATTAAACGTTTTATGGGTAACAAGTATACTGAGTCTAAAAAAGAAGCAGAACGTGTACCTTACAAAGTAGTAAAAGGAGATAATGACACACCACGTGTTGATATTGATGGTCGTTTATACACACCTCAAGAATTATCTGCAATGGTATTACAGAAAATGAAAAAAACAGCTGAAGATTACTTAGGTACCTCAGTAACAGAAGCAGTAATTACTGTACCAGCATATTTTAACGATGCACAACGTCAAGCTACAAAAGAAGCTGGTGAAATTGCTGGTTTAAAAGTACGTCGTATTATCAACGAGCCAACAGCAGCAGCTTTAGCTTATGGTATGGACAAAAAAGGAATTGACCAAAAAATCGTTGTTTTCGATTTTGGTGGTGGAACGCATGATGTATCTATCTTAGAATTAGGAGATGGTGTATTCGAAGTTTTATCTACAGATGGTGATACTCACTTAGGTGGTGATGACGTAGATCAAAAAGTTATTGATTGGTTAGCAGACGAGTTTAACGCTGAAGAGTCTATGGACTTACGTAAAGACCCAATGTCTTTACAACGTTTAAAAGAAGCTGCAGAAAAAGCTAAGATTGAATTATCTGCTTCAGAGCAAACAGAAATCAACTTACCTTATATTACAGCTACTGCATCAGGACCAAAACACTTAGTACGTACATTAACACGTTCTAAATTCGAGCAGTTAATTGACGATTTAGTAAAAAGAACAATAGAGCCTTGTGCAACAGCTTTAAAAGCAGCAGGATTATCTAAAAGTGATATCGACGAAGTAATTTTAGTTGGTGGATCTACACGTATTCCAGCAGTACAACAAGCAGTAGAAAAGTTTTTCGGAAAAACGCCTTCTAAAGGTGTAAACCCTGATGAAGTTGTTTCTTTAGGAGCAGCAATTCAAGGTGGAGTTTTATCTGGAGATGTTAAAGATGTATTACTTTTAGATGTAACACCTTTATCATTAGGTATCGAAACAATGGGTAACGTAATGACGAAACTTATTGAAGCAAATACTACAATTCCAACTAAAAAGTCTCAAGTATTCTCTACAGCAGCAGACAACCAACCTTCAGTGGAAATCCACGTATTACAAGGTGAAAGAGCTATGGCTGCAGATAATAAAACAATTGGACGTTTTCATTTAAGTGATATTCCACCAGCACAAAGAGGAGTTCCTCAAATTGAAGTAACTTTCGATATCGATGCAAACGGAATCATTAAAGTTTCTGCTACAGATAAAGCAACTAACAAGACACAAGATATCCGTATCGAAGCGTCTTCTGGTTTAACTGAGGAAGAAATTAAAGCAATGAGAGCAGATGCTGAAGCAAATGCAGAAGCAGATGCAAAAGCAGCAGAAAATGCTAAGAAATTAAACGAAGCAGATTCTATGATTTTCCAAACAGAAAATCAACTTAAAGAATTTGGTGACAAAATATCTGATGATAAAAAAGCACCAATTGAAGAAGCTTTAGCAGAATTAAAAGTAGCTTACGAAACTAGAGATGTAGCAGTTATTGAGCCAGCTTTAGACAAACTTAACGAAGTTTGGAAAGTAGCTAGCGAAGAAATGTACAAAGCACAAGCAGATGCTCAAGGTGGAGCAGCTGGACCAGAAGCAAGTGAGCCAGCTCAAGCTGAAAGTGATAATGTTGAAGATGTAGATTTCGAAGAAGTTAAATAATTACGTCATTTTGCAGTAGATGCAGAATACATAAATATTAAAAACGTAACCATTAATTTGGTTGCGTTTTTTTATGTAAAAAAAGAAAGCTCGTTATCTAAATAATTATATTTTTAGATAGTTAATAGTTTAAGACAATTACTTTATAAACATTGCTTTTTATTACGCATAGCAATAGTTTTGCTTAAACAAATATTATTTGTATCGGTACAAAAGTATTACCTCTAGGAGTGGAAGAGGTTAGGGATAATAAATTGTGAAATTAAATTTTAATAATTACTAAGAAATAATTAGCAAGCTAATTATATATAATAAAAAACGCAATCATTAATTTGATTGCGTTCTTTATCATTTTTAATAAGGCGATTTTATAAGGTAGTTGCTTATAAAAACGTTCCATACTCATCTGTTTTTACTCTAACAATTTCTTCACCATTTTTTAATTTGATTTTATATTGTTTTTTAGCAACAT includes these proteins:
- a CDS encoding SH3 domain-containing protein, whose protein sequence is MRLNCLLFALLFLTFSTAQDKMYLNTDARLYKDATTNSTILGYFKTNAKVEIVIRYTKGWFLVKADNNDTGYVNNTFLSKKHTYNTTESLDIDNPILSRDKYYGSHHLFVLVANLRARNKPTTNSEIKAILTTGKAVAVKYVPVNIDHWVCISNSRFVQRKFLGERPDFNVLKKTFNGFEYEDITNRKRIAERLVQLAWNGGKENLVDAYNLYYDVAKQLKDSVLINEIETKLILVKGLASTKTYQEREAFIENTDYLIEGINVKKHFVKLSDVTKIYGAPTKIDLLTDECGVFYSETFYTYPNMVLSVNKEENLANIVTLFINAKNSLKISDHHIITHHTTERYFITKYAHYVFAGINQPHVYSIHTDSGGYNFTFKNGKIVSVDFYNLC
- the panB gene encoding 3-methyl-2-oxobutanoate hydroxymethyltransferase; the protein is MSVAKKEYKRVTVKSLVDMKKRGEKISMLTAYDYTMAKIVDGAGIDVILVGDSASNVMAGHETTLPITLDQMIYHASSVVRAIERSLIVVDLPFGSYQSDPKEALRSAIRIMKESGGHAVKMEGGKEVKDSIKRILQAGIPVMGHLGLTPQSIYKFGTYTVRAKEEEEAIQLKEDALMLEKAGCFGIVLEKIPAKLAQEVAESVSIPVIGIGAGNGVDGQVLVTHDMVGMTHEFNPRFLRRYMNLYEEMTNAFTQYGADVKSGDFPNDEEQY
- a CDS encoding RluA family pseudouridine synthase; this encodes MQKSKIISTKDNLQVIYEDNHIIVVNKRAGDIVQGDKTGDKPLSDVVKEYIAEKYNKPGNVYLGTVHRLDRPTTGLVIFAKTSKALPRLNKLFVSKDISKTYWALVKNQPKKEADSLTHWLIKNPKNNKSRAHINEVPDSKKAILHYKTIKALDNYFLLEVNLETGRHHQIRVQLSSIGSPIKGDLKYGFDRSNKDASISLHARNIKFIHPVSNVELNITAPLPKDPIWDACLK
- a CDS encoding four helix bundle protein; protein product: MHRFKGLEFWKKSRLFCSEIYAITSKFPESEKFGLTNQLRRASVSIPSNIAEGSSRQSNKDFSRFLQITLGSAYEVETQLLIAPDLNFITHEELDPLLKSLESIIKMTSKFKSTLK
- the dnaK gene encoding molecular chaperone DnaK, whose amino-acid sequence is MSKIIGIDLGTTNSCVSVMEGNEPVVIPNAEGKRTTPSVIAFVEGGEIKVGDPAKRQAVTNPTKTVYSIKRFMGNKYTESKKEAERVPYKVVKGDNDTPRVDIDGRLYTPQELSAMVLQKMKKTAEDYLGTSVTEAVITVPAYFNDAQRQATKEAGEIAGLKVRRIINEPTAAALAYGMDKKGIDQKIVVFDFGGGTHDVSILELGDGVFEVLSTDGDTHLGGDDVDQKVIDWLADEFNAEESMDLRKDPMSLQRLKEAAEKAKIELSASEQTEINLPYITATASGPKHLVRTLTRSKFEQLIDDLVKRTIEPCATALKAAGLSKSDIDEVILVGGSTRIPAVQQAVEKFFGKTPSKGVNPDEVVSLGAAIQGGVLSGDVKDVLLLDVTPLSLGIETMGNVMTKLIEANTTIPTKKSQVFSTAADNQPSVEIHVLQGERAMAADNKTIGRFHLSDIPPAQRGVPQIEVTFDIDANGIIKVSATDKATNKTQDIRIEASSGLTEEEIKAMRADAEANAEADAKAAENAKKLNEADSMIFQTENQLKEFGDKISDDKKAPIEEALAELKVAYETRDVAVIEPALDKLNEVWKVASEEMYKAQADAQGGAAGPEASEPAQAESDNVEDVDFEEVK
- a CDS encoding aldehyde dehydrogenase, giving the protein MIPELLQSQKDYFKTGETKSVDFRKQALKRLKVELIKRENDIIEALAKDFKKPAFESVLTETVVVLSDLDLMIKNITKWSKPKRVLPALMNFPSTDRLYSEPYGQALIIAPWNYPYQLAIAPMVAAIAAGNTVVLKPSELTPNTSALLKKIIETVFKPEHVSVVEGGVGVSTELLAQRWDYIFFTGSVNVGKIVAKAAAQFLTPLTLELGGKNPCIIDETANIKLTAKRIVWGKFLNAGQTCIAPDYILIAQSKKEVFYKAMQIEIDKAYTNNPKASEDFCRIVNHKNFERLNKMLTNENCIIGGQTDAETLYISPTLIDEPNLDSEVMKDEIFGPILPVISYKNEDEIETIISKYEKPLSLYVFSTNSAKARKIIEQFSFGGGCINDTVIHFANHRLPFGGTGNSGIGAYHGKLSFNTFSHQKAVVKKGNWLDLPVRYAPYTGKLKKVKKILKWL
- a CDS encoding L-serine ammonia-lyase; amino-acid sequence: MECISVFDMLKIGVGPSSSHTLGPWRAAERWLHELKEDNVFNDVTRIQVDLYGSLSLTGKGHATDLAVMLGLSGSDPEYIPTETIDIIIASITNTEKIVLGNEKIIDFNMQSEIVFNKVFLPFHSNAITFTAFSMNTEIHQSTFYSIGGGFVIKEERTVDAENKELKSEFPFPVDKATELLAFCKSENKMISEIVLENERSLRDDKTIDFELQRIWQTMLDCMFTGCHTEGTLPGGLNVRRRAFDIHKKLNIEMPYITSQDWLQSIRQSEVKFRQILKWVSCFALSVNEVNASLGRVVTAPTNGSAGVIPSVLMYYMVIENHEADFKHIKQFLLVAGEIGSIFKKGATISAAMGGCQAEIGVSSAMAAAALTELLGGSPEQVMIAAEIAMEHHLGLTCDPIGGLVQIPCIERNAMGAIKAINAAELALDTDPKNAKVPLDKVVETMWETAKDMNNKYKETSEGGLAVRVNMADC